In Paramisgurnus dabryanus chromosome 14, PD_genome_1.1, whole genome shotgun sequence, one genomic interval encodes:
- the xk gene encoding membrane transport protein XK, protein MRLPSSVLVSVSLFTAETTAALYLSSTYRSGGDKIWQCFTLLFTLVPSVLVQLTLIFIHRDLSRDRPLVLLLHILQLGPIIRCLDAFCIYGSAGKVEEPYVTITRKKQMPREGQAEEVEQEVGQADGKLVTHRAAFARTSVIQAFLGSAPQLTLQLYICVLQKGVSIGRGTLMVISLLSIVYGALRCNILAIKIRYDDYEVSVHPLAYLCVFLWRGFEIATRVTVLVLFGSVMRVWILPVVSANFILFFLHPWVIFWSSRSPFPENIEKTLTRVGTTIVLCLLTFLYAGINVFCWSAVQLKLDDPDLIDKGQRWRRLAVYYSLRFVENAGLILMWYIYRTEIYQGVDAPVLELLLMLGYVTALFFMMLFYQFCHPCRQLFSTSPAQGFCNCCGTLCLLRGPLTQSGSMRTKSLSESPGKDIGEDQPCVTKGDINQSLCI, encoded by the exons ATGCGACTGCCCAGCTCTGTCCTAGTGTCGGTCTCTTTGTTTACGGCCGAGACGACGGCTGCTCTCTATCTGAGTAGCACTTATCGGTCCGGGGGTGATAAGATTTGGCAGTGTTTTACGCTTCTGTTCACGCTTGTGCCATCCGTGCTGGTGCAGCTCACATTAATATTTATCCACAGAGACCTGAGTAGAGACAGACCTCTGGTGCTTCTTCTTCATATTTTACAACTGGGGCCAATAATACG GTGCCTGGATGCTTTTTGTATCTATGGCAGTGCTGGAAAGGTGGAGGAGCCGTATGTCACCATCACCCGTAAAAAGCAGATGCCCAGAGAGGGACAGGCTGAGGAGGTGGAGCAAGAAGTTGGGCAGGCGGATGGGAAGCTAGTAACCCACAGGGCGGCTTTCGCCAGAACCTCCGTCATACAGGCCTTTCTGGGATCTGCACCCCAGCTTACACTGCagctatacatatgtgtactgCAGAAAGGGGTTTCTATTGGTAGAG GAACTCTGATGGTCATTTCACTTCTCTCCATCGTATACGGAGCCCTTCGCTGCAACATTCTGGCCATCAAAATACGCTACGACGATTACGAAGTTTCTGTTCATCCGCTGGCATACCTGTGCGTGTTCCTGTGGCGAGGGTTTGAGATTGCCACGCGGGTGACGGTGCTGGTGCTCTTCGGGTCCGTGATGAGGGTGTGGATCCTTCCGGTGGTGTCGGCCAACTTCATCCTGTTCTTTCTGCACCCCTGGGTTATTTTCTGGAGCAGCCGCTCTCCGTTTCCAGAGAACATCGAGAAGACATTGACTCGCGTGGGGACCACCATTGTACTCTGCTTGCTCACCTTCCTGTACGCGGGAATAAATGTGTTTTGCTGGTCGGCTGTGCAGCTCAAACTGGACGACCCAGATCTGATCGATAAGGGTCAGAGGTGGAGGCGGCTGGCGGTGTATTACTCCCTTCGCTTTGTGGAGAACGCAGGGTTGATTTTGATGTGGTACATCTACCGGACTGAGATTTACCAAGGCGTGGACGCCCCAGTGTTGGAACTTCTGCTGATGTTGGGTTATGTCACCGCGTTGTTCTTTATGATGCTTTTTTACCAGTTCTGCCACCCTTGCAGGCAGTTGTTCTCAACCAGCCCGGCCCAGGGTTTCTGCAATTGCTGTGGGACCCTCTGCCTGCTCCGTGGGCCTCTTACTCAGTCGGGCTCCATGAGGACCAAGTCCCTGTCAGAGTCACCAGGAAAAGACATCGGAGAAGACCAGCCCTGCGTGACCAAAGGGGACATCAACCAGAGTTTGTGCATCTGA